TTGGCCTTGTTATGGATTACAAATTAACTTTTCTAATCTTTGCCCTTCCTCAAATCTTGGATTGGATTAAGCAAGAAAATCAGTTAAGCTTGTCTTCCAGTATGGCTTTAGTCGCTATAGTGGGAACCTTTTACGCGAGTCCATTCTTACATCCTTGGGCAATTGATGAAATTATCAATTTGCTCTTATTTGCCAATTTATTATACATTTCACTTCTCTCTATGCCTGAATGGCTAAAAAGTTTAGTCCATAAGAGATTGTCTGGCAAATTTTCTGGATAAAAGTTTAACCACAGGCTAATATATAGCAAAACTAAATGAATTGTCAAATCCCCTTAACCAATTGACATCCTCCGTCAAGTTCATGTATAGTAGCTCCCAAAGAGTTAGGGTGATGGGTTTAAGCCTTCACAAAGACTCTTTTCGGCGATTACTTGCAGAAAGCCGTTGAAATTAACTGAAAACCCGGTATAGCGAGTCTATTTGACTTGTGAACAATCGTAGCTCCCCTCTCCTTCTGGGATGAGCCTGATGGGTTTTGGCAGTGTATGGATACTTATCGAGAAATGGAAATGCTCAATCACCTTGATGACACTGGACAAGCTAGATGGAAAATATGGTAAAGAAAGCATTTTGGCCGGGCAAAAAGGTCTTTATTACTGGTCATACGGGCTTTAAGGGGTCTTGGCTGGCGTTTTGGTTACTCCATCTAGGGGCAGAGGTAAAAGGCCTCAGTTTAGCTCCCAATACCACCCCCGCCTTATTTGAGCAATTAGACTTAGCTCAAAACCTGAGTCATCATATAGGAGATATTCGAGAGCCTGAGTTAGTGACTCGTTTAATCGCTTCATGGCAACCGGATGTAGTCTTTCATTTAGCAGCACAACCTTTAGTGCGGCTTTCTTATCTGGAGTCGGTGGAAACGTGGAACACAAATGTGATGGGGACTATTCACGTTTTAGAGGCCCTCAAAAGCCTGACTCATCCCTGTGCCGCCGTGTTTATTACTAGCGATAAGTGCTATGAGAATCGGGAATGGGTCTATGGTTATCGGGAAAATGACCCCTTGGGGGGTTACGATCCCTATAGTTCTAGCAAAGCGGGGGCGGAATTGGCGATCGCATCTTGGCGAAATTCCTTCTTTAAAACCCCTCAAACCCCCATCGGCATTGCCAGCGCCAGGGCAGGAAATGTCATCGGAGGCGGAGATTGGTCTCTAGACCGGATTGTACCCGATGCAATGCGGGCCTTGATGAAGTCCGAAGCGATTCCGGTGCGGAACCCTCTAGCGACTCGTCCTTGGCAGCACGTTTTAGAGCCTTTGGGTGGCTATTTACGGTTAGCTGAGTCTATTTATGAGCAGTTGATGACGGCTAATTGGCAGCAAGACAGCCGGGGGTTATATGGGGCGTTTAATTTCGGTCCGGCTCTAGCCTCTAATCGCCCAGTTAAAGAGTTAGTTGAGTCTATCTTACAACTTTGGCCGGGGACTTGGCTCGATCAAAGTGATCCGAATGCTGTTCATGAGGCTAAATTGCTTAATCTAGTCACAGATAAGGCTTTCCATACCCTAAAATGGCAACCCGTCTGGGATTTTCGGCAAACCCTCAAGGAAACCGTGACATGGTATTATCAAGCGGCTCAAATAGACTCTGAAGATAAAGCACAATTCCAAGACCTTACTCGCCAACAAATCGAATATTATCAAAGTTGTTTGATCGATTAGCGAACTCAAGGCTGATAATGGTCTAAATTAAGTAATAATTAAGTTCAAATTTCTCCCCTGAAAGGAAATTAACCATGACTCAATCTATTTCTCCCCCCAATACAAATACTGAAGCAGAACTGCGAGAGCAAGTCTTTCAAGCAGTACAAGAATATTATAAGCACAAATTTCAACCCCGGGCTTTTGTGGCGGGGCAGACCTATATTCCGGCATCGGGTAAGGTATTTGATGAGCAAGAATTAGTCAAATTAGTGGATTCTTCCCTAGATTTCTGGTTAACGACGGGCAGATATGCAGCAGAATTTGAGGAACGTTTTGCCCAGTGGATGGGGGTAAAACATTGTTTATTAGTCAATTCTGGCTCTTCGGCCAATTTAGTGGCTTTAAGTGCCTTAACTTCCCCTAAACTGGGGGAAAAACAACTTAAACCGGGGGATGAAGTCATTACCGTCGCCGCAGGTTTCCCGACTACAGTTAACCCCATCTTTCAAAATCAGCTAATTCCCGTCTTTTTAGACGTTAAATTACCCGGTTATGACCTCGACATCGAGCAGCTGGAATCGGCCTTGTCAGAGAAGACTAAAGCGATTATGATCGCTCATACCTTGGGAAATCCCTTTAATTTAGAAGCGGTGATGGCTTTTGCCGAAAAACATGACCTCTGGGTAGTTGAGGATAACTGTGACGCGGTGGGAAGTCTCTATAAAGGGCAAAAAACCGGCACCTTTGGGCATTTAGCAACGGTTAGCTTTTATCCCGCTCATCACATGACTATGGGAGAAGGGGGCGCGGTTTTAACCAGCGATACCCGCTTGAAAAAGATTGTCGAGTCATTCCGTGACTGGGGCAGAGATTGTTGGTGTCCTCCGGGGGTAGATAATACCTGTAATAAGCGCTTCGGTTGGCAGTTAGGAGATTTACCCTTCGGTTATGACCATAAGTACACCTATTCTCATGTGGGTTATAACCTAAAGATGACGGATATGCAAGCCGCCGTTGGGGTAGCGCAACTGGATAAATTGCCAGGATTTATCAAAAAGCGCCGGGAAAATTTCGACTTTTTGCATCAAAAGTTACAGGAGCTTCAAGATGTTTTAATTCTGCCTGAAGCCAGCCCCGATTCTGAACCGAGTTGGTTCGGGTTTCCGATTTTTGTCAAGGAAAATGCTCCTTTTAGCCGCAATGATTTAGTTAAGCATTTGGAGGAAAAACGCATCGGCACAAGGCTGTTATTTGGGGGAAATTTACTGCGACAACCTCTTTATCAAGGGTTAAATTATCGAGTTATTGGGGATTTAAGTAATGCCGATAAAATCATGAGTAGTGTTTTTTGGCTGGGCATTTATCCTGGATTAACTGAGGAGATGTTAACCTATGTAGCAGCGACTATCCGAGAGTTTTGTCAGGGGCAATAAAATTACCGAACTTTTGGGACAAAATTTCCGAGCATGGGGAATCAACCTTAATCCACTGTCAATCCACGTAAAATCTTGAAAAACTCATGAAAATCACTGAGACAAGAATTCCTAAGTGCTACGAAATTGTCCCCACTATTTTACAAGACAAGCGTGGTCGTTTTGTTAAAACTCTACATCAGGACATTTATGAAAGTCACCAGTTAATTATTCACTTTGCTGAAGAATATTATTCGGTGTCCAAGAAAAATGTTTTGAGAGGACTACATTTCCAAGTTCCTCCGCAAGATTGCACAAAAATGGTGTATTGTCTCGAAGGGTCGGTAATAGATGTAGTGGTAGATTTGCGTAAAGGCTCTCCAACATTTGGCGAGTTTGAGTTGTTTAATCTGAGTTCTGAAAATGGTAAAATAATCTATATCCCTTCTGGTCTAGCTCATGGTTTTTATGTGACGAGCGAAACAGCAATTATGTTGTATAAGGTATCAACAGTATATTCTCCCAAAGAAGATACAGGAATTCTTTGGAATTCCGTAGTAATACCTTGGCCAAATCCAAATCCTATCTTGTCTGAACGAGATCAGAGTTTTCTTCCTTTTTCAGAATTTCGGAGTCCATTTGTTTATTGAGAATCAAAACAATTTAAAGAAAGCATGAAAGTATTAATTACTGGTGCGAGTGGTTTTGTTGGTTCCCATGTAGCAAGGCTTTTAGTAGCCGAAGGGTGTGAGGTACATGCGCTTGTACGAGAAAGCAGCAACCGATGGCGAATTCAAGATATTCTGCCATCAATGTATTTATGGCAATCCGACTTAGTAGCATTTGAAAACATGAATGCTTATTTGCAGGAAATCAAGCCTGAATTGTGCATTCACTTAGCTTGGTATGCAGTGCCGGGTAAATACCTAAATTCTCAAGAAAACCTTGATTCAATTCAGGCGAGCATCAATCTTCTCTCTCAATTAGCCGAACTGGGTTGTAAGCGGTTTGTGGGTATAGGGACTTGTTTTGAGTATGATTTAAGTCTGGGATATTTATCTGAATCCAGTTTGACAAAACCCATAACCTTATATGCAGCCACCAAGGTCGCACTTTCCACTATTTTGCAGCAATTTGCCCAGATAACCGAAATGGAGATAGCTTGGATTCGCCTGTTTTATCAGTATGGACCAATGGAGGATGAGCGACGATTAATCCCTGGGATTATTTCTTCACTGCTGCGGGATGAAGTGGTGAAAACAACTAAAGGTGAGCAAATTCGAGATTTTCTTCATATTGAGGATGTAGCATCGGCAATTTGGGCAGTTGCTAAGAGCAACGTTTCAGGTGTAGTTAATGTTGGTTCTGGTCAACCTGTAACCGTTGGACAAATAGCACTTGAACTTGGTAATTTATTAGGTAAACCTGATTTAATTCATCTGGGTGCTTTACCTTACCGTCCCAATGATCCCATGTTTATTTGTGCTAATAATGAGTTGCTGAGAAAAAAGACTGATTGGACACAAAAATATAATTTAACGACGGGATTAAAAAATACAATTAAATGGTATAAAGACCATTTAAACATAAACAAAATTGAGGAAATTTAAGATGATTAAAAAATTAATTAGTGTTGTTACTCCTTGCTACAATGAACAAGATAATGTTGAGTTTTTATATACTGAGGTCAAAGATATTTTTGCAAGATTAGGAAAATATGAATACGAGCATATTTTTATCGATAATGACTCTCAAGATAAAACAGTCAGTATATTAGAGAAAATCTCTCAAAGCGACTCTAGAGTCAAAATTATCATTAACGCTAGGAATTTTGGCTTTGTTCGTTCTACCTATTACGGCCTCTTACAAGGAACTGGAGATGCGGTTATTTTAGTCTTCGCCGATTGTCAAGATCCTCCCGAACTAATCATCGATTTTTTAGACAAATGGGAGGAAGGCTATCAAGTTGTTAAAGGAATTAAAAGCTCGAGTCAAGAGAATTCTTTGGTCTATAATATAAGAAGATTTTATTATTTTTTAGTTAGGACTCTATCAGAAGAGATTGACTTAACTGCTAATTTTACGGGCTTCGGTTTATACGATCACAAAGTGATAGAAGCATTGCGTTTGATCGATGATCCTTATCCCTACTTAAAGGGTCTTATTTCAGAAGTCGGTTTTAAGAGTGCTAAAATCGAGTATCATCAGAAAGTCCGAAAACGAGGTAAGAGTAGTTTCAATTTTTATCGAATGTACGATCTGGCAATGCTGGGCATCACTACCTATTCTAATTTTCCGCTAAGATTGGCGACAATGATCGGGTTTGCTCTATCTCTAGTGAGTTTTCTGGTCGGTCTGGGGACTTTGATTTTGAAGCTTCTGTTTTGGAACCTTTTCCCTATAGGGATAGCGGCGATCATTATCGGATTGTTTCTTTTTTCTTCTGTACAGTTATTTTTTATAGGTATTTTAGGAGAATATATTGGTTTAATAAATAGACGAAGCTTAAAAAGACCTCTAGTGGTAGAGAGAGCGCGAGTCAACTTTGATTAAGAGTTACCTAGGGATGTTCTTTAATCTAAATTGTAAAAGACAATAAATAAAGAGGAAAATAAAATCTATCAAATGAATAAACCTGTGATTGTTGATCAATGGCTTAAAGGAGTAGGGTCGTTCCTACTTATTTTTATTGATGTAAATTATCTTCTTACCACAAGATTTGGCAGATTGAAAGGAAATGAAAGGTATGAAGCAATGTTGTATCTACTGATTATAATTTCAATTGTTGTTTTGCCTATATTCTTGGCTAAAGTTTTGAACTATTTAAGTTCTATTTTATCAAAAATAATCAATAATTGGCAAGTCACAAATCAAAGTCGTAATCTTGAGTTTTTAATTTCGTGGGGACTTGGTCTTGTTTTCAACACGATAGCAATTCAAAAGCTCTTTACCCAAGGAACTGCTGAAAGTCTCAGATTATATATGAAACCTGAGATGTCATACAATTGGCGTCAACTGACAACTTATTTATCAAGCTTGAATTTTTTGGTGCTAATTCCAGTCGCATTAATCTTAACAATTATTTTCTTTTTTCTCTTACATTTATTTTCCCTTCGTAAATTTTTGAGAACATTATTGATTGAGAATATAGTTTTTATCGGAGTTTTAGTGACGTTGACATCAGTTGCTTGGAGTCTGGTTTATAATGATAAATCGAACTACCATTTTAATGCGGTTATTTTTCCATTAGCGGCCATTAATAGTGATTCCCCTTTTACCCCACTGGTTTCTGAGGGATTTTCGACTTGGTATGGCGGATATTATCTTTGGTTTGGCCTACTATCACGATTAATGGGAAATAGTCTATTGTCTATTAAAATTGTTGTATGTAGTTTGATTGCTCTTCAGATTCTTCTTTACTATTTAATAACTAAGGCTATCTACAAAAATCCGTTGCTCAGAATTTTGGTATTTATTAGCTGCCTATTTTGGAGTTATTTTTATGGTAAGGTAGTAAGCCAAGATTTATACTTTCAGTATTTTCCTTTAAGAACTTTATTTCCTTGTCTTTTGCTGGTTACTTTGTTGTATATATCGGAAAGAAAATTTTTCGATAAAGTTACTTTTTCTATGGGATTTTTAACAATTAACTTACAAGATGTGCTTCTAGATTTTATAGTGGCAATGGCTCTATTAAGTAATTTTGATTCTGGTATAATTGTCTTGATTATGTATTTCTTGATTTACCATTGGAATGAGTTTAAAATAGATGGTTTTAGCGCAAAAAACATGATTAAAAAATTAACGGCATTTAGTATCAATCTTATCATTATCATTTTCATAATTATTTTTAGTTTTAGAATTATTGCTGGAGAATTTATCAATTTTTATGATTATATAGGTTTTACTTTTAAAGTTGGCTCTGGCTTTCTGGGTTTGCCTTTTCCAGATAATATATGGATGATA
This Microcystis wesenbergii NRERC-220 DNA region includes the following protein-coding sequences:
- the rfbG gene encoding CDP-glucose 4,6-dehydratase, with amino-acid sequence MENMVKKAFWPGKKVFITGHTGFKGSWLAFWLLHLGAEVKGLSLAPNTTPALFEQLDLAQNLSHHIGDIREPELVTRLIASWQPDVVFHLAAQPLVRLSYLESVETWNTNVMGTIHVLEALKSLTHPCAAVFITSDKCYENREWVYGYRENDPLGGYDPYSSSKAGAELAIASWRNSFFKTPQTPIGIASARAGNVIGGGDWSLDRIVPDAMRALMKSEAIPVRNPLATRPWQHVLEPLGGYLRLAESIYEQLMTANWQQDSRGLYGAFNFGPALASNRPVKELVESILQLWPGTWLDQSDPNAVHEAKLLNLVTDKAFHTLKWQPVWDFRQTLKETVTWYYQAAQIDSEDKAQFQDLTRQQIEYYQSCLID
- the rfbH gene encoding lipopolysaccharide biosynthesis protein RfbH, with the protein product MTQSISPPNTNTEAELREQVFQAVQEYYKHKFQPRAFVAGQTYIPASGKVFDEQELVKLVDSSLDFWLTTGRYAAEFEERFAQWMGVKHCLLVNSGSSANLVALSALTSPKLGEKQLKPGDEVITVAAGFPTTVNPIFQNQLIPVFLDVKLPGYDLDIEQLESALSEKTKAIMIAHTLGNPFNLEAVMAFAEKHDLWVVEDNCDAVGSLYKGQKTGTFGHLATVSFYPAHHMTMGEGGAVLTSDTRLKKIVESFRDWGRDCWCPPGVDNTCNKRFGWQLGDLPFGYDHKYTYSHVGYNLKMTDMQAAVGVAQLDKLPGFIKKRRENFDFLHQKLQELQDVLILPEASPDSEPSWFGFPIFVKENAPFSRNDLVKHLEEKRIGTRLLFGGNLLRQPLYQGLNYRVIGDLSNADKIMSSVFWLGIYPGLTEEMLTYVAATIREFCQGQ
- the rfbC gene encoding dTDP-4-dehydrorhamnose 3,5-epimerase, with protein sequence MKITETRIPKCYEIVPTILQDKRGRFVKTLHQDIYESHQLIIHFAEEYYSVSKKNVLRGLHFQVPPQDCTKMVYCLEGSVIDVVVDLRKGSPTFGEFELFNLSSENGKIIYIPSGLAHGFYVTSETAIMLYKVSTVYSPKEDTGILWNSVVIPWPNPNPILSERDQSFLPFSEFRSPFVY
- a CDS encoding NAD-dependent epimerase/dehydratase family protein, which gives rise to MKVLITGASGFVGSHVARLLVAEGCEVHALVRESSNRWRIQDILPSMYLWQSDLVAFENMNAYLQEIKPELCIHLAWYAVPGKYLNSQENLDSIQASINLLSQLAELGCKRFVGIGTCFEYDLSLGYLSESSLTKPITLYAATKVALSTILQQFAQITEMEIAWIRLFYQYGPMEDERRLIPGIISSLLRDEVVKTTKGEQIRDFLHIEDVASAIWAVAKSNVSGVVNVGSGQPVTVGQIALELGNLLGKPDLIHLGALPYRPNDPMFICANNELLRKKTDWTQKYNLTTGLKNTIKWYKDHLNINKIEEI
- a CDS encoding glycosyltransferase family 2 protein; its protein translation is MIKKLISVVTPCYNEQDNVEFLYTEVKDIFARLGKYEYEHIFIDNDSQDKTVSILEKISQSDSRVKIIINARNFGFVRSTYYGLLQGTGDAVILVFADCQDPPELIIDFLDKWEEGYQVVKGIKSSSQENSLVYNIRRFYYFLVRTLSEEIDLTANFTGFGLYDHKVIEALRLIDDPYPYLKGLISEVGFKSAKIEYHQKVRKRGKSSFNFYRMYDLAMLGITTYSNFPLRLATMIGFALSLVSFLVGLGTLILKLLFWNLFPIGIAAIIIGLFLFSSVQLFFIGILGEYIGLINRRSLKRPLVVERARVNFD